In the Geobacter sp. FeAm09 genome, one interval contains:
- a CDS encoding penicillin-binding protein, translated as MKNDREKWARVRIVMIGTIFGLLFLSVTGRAFYLQILQHEELVKKAERQHQHIVQLTPGRGVIMDRNGTPLAVSVDMDSCYAEPRRIRDMDGTAGVLAPFLGTSKQELLKKLSSDKGFVWIERRLTPEVAARIKNLKLTGIGFVSESKRFYPNCEVASHVVGFTGVDPIGLEGVERKYDSVILGNTGYMVTERDALGRDIALKDTVIKNSSPGKNIVLTLDKNIEYIAEKELAKAVTESGAKNGMALVMESDTGRVLAMANYPTFNPNAYAHYPQAMLRNRVVADSFEPGSTFKIFLVSAALEERVLRPTDVINCENGRYTIADRTIHDTHSYARLSVTDILKYSSNIGAAKIGFKLGDERLFRYLRNFGFGERTGVDLPGESPGNLRDKRRWYGVDLATISFGQGVSASAIQLVSAVSAVANGGTLMKPYIVERILDDSGREVQKFEPQAVRRVISADTAKKVTRMMESVTSEGGTGLNAAIDGFLVAGKTGTAQKADPVTHGYSATRRTASFIGFVPADRPKLTILVVVDEPKTSPYGGVVAAPAFRTIAVNALAYLKITPKGETSRTPKVIAAQTPPPPKADAASEGDALDATAGVAVMPDFRGMSMRRVMQVMEKRGINIKLMGSGRAVEQNPPPGQTIRGADEVWIKFTPSA; from the coding sequence ATGAAGAATGACCGGGAAAAATGGGCCCGGGTCCGGATCGTCATGATCGGGACCATCTTCGGCCTGTTGTTCCTGAGCGTCACCGGCAGGGCGTTCTATCTCCAGATACTCCAGCACGAGGAGTTGGTGAAGAAGGCCGAACGGCAGCACCAGCATATCGTCCAGCTCACCCCGGGACGCGGCGTCATCATGGACCGCAACGGCACGCCCCTGGCCGTGTCCGTGGACATGGACTCCTGCTACGCCGAACCGCGCCGCATCAGGGATATGGACGGCACGGCCGGGGTGCTGGCGCCGTTTCTCGGGACCTCCAAGCAGGAGCTGCTCAAAAAGCTCTCCAGCGACAAGGGGTTTGTCTGGATCGAACGCCGCCTGACCCCGGAGGTGGCGGCCCGCATCAAGAACCTCAAACTGACCGGCATCGGCTTTGTTTCCGAGTCGAAGCGCTTTTATCCCAACTGCGAGGTTGCGTCCCACGTGGTCGGGTTTACCGGCGTGGACCCGATAGGGCTGGAGGGGGTGGAGCGCAAATACGATTCCGTCATCCTGGGCAACACCGGCTACATGGTGACCGAGCGCGACGCCCTGGGACGCGACATCGCCCTCAAGGACACGGTCATCAAGAACTCTTCGCCGGGCAAGAACATCGTGCTCACCCTGGACAAGAACATCGAATACATCGCGGAAAAGGAACTGGCCAAGGCGGTTACGGAAAGCGGCGCCAAAAACGGCATGGCGCTCGTCATGGAATCGGATACCGGCAGGGTTCTCGCCATGGCCAACTATCCCACCTTCAACCCCAACGCCTACGCCCATTACCCCCAGGCCATGCTGCGCAACCGGGTCGTCGCCGACAGCTTCGAGCCCGGGTCGACCTTCAAGATCTTCCTGGTCTCCGCGGCGCTGGAGGAGAGGGTCCTCAGGCCCACGGACGTCATCAACTGCGAGAACGGCCGCTATACCATCGCCGACCGAACCATCCACGACACCCACAGCTACGCCCGGCTGTCCGTGACCGACATCCTCAAGTATTCGAGCAATATCGGCGCGGCCAAGATCGGCTTCAAACTGGGTGATGAGCGGCTGTTCCGTTATCTGCGGAATTTCGGCTTCGGCGAGCGCACCGGCGTGGACCTTCCGGGGGAATCCCCGGGGAACCTCCGGGACAAACGCCGCTGGTACGGGGTTGACCTGGCTACCATCTCCTTCGGCCAGGGGGTTTCGGCCTCGGCCATCCAGCTGGTCAGCGCGGTTTCCGCCGTGGCCAACGGCGGCACGCTCATGAAGCCTTACATCGTGGAGCGCATCCTGGACGACAGCGGCCGCGAGGTGCAGAAATTCGAACCCCAGGCGGTGCGTCGCGTCATCTCCGCGGATACGGCCAAAAAGGTCACCAGGATGATGGAGAGCGTCACCAGCGAGGGGGGCACCGGCCTCAACGCCGCCATAGACGGGTTCCTCGTGGCCGGCAAGACCGGCACGGCCCAAAAGGCGGACCCGGTGACCCACGGCTATTCCGCCACCCGGAGGACCGCCTCGTTTATCGGTTTCGTCCCGGCCGACAGGCCCAAACTGACGATCCTGGTGGTGGTGGACGAGCCGAAGACCAGCCCCTACGGCGGTGTCGTGGCGGCCCCGGCTTTCCGCACCATTGCCGTGAACGCGCTGGCCTATCTGAAAATCACGCCCAAGGGAGAGACCAGCAGGACGCCCAAGGTCATTGCCGCCCAGACCCCGCCCCCCCCGAAAGCGGATGCCGCGTCGGAGGGCGACGCCCTGGATGCGACCGCCGGGGTCGCCGTCATGCCCGATTTCCGGGGCATGAGCATGCGCCGGGTCATGCAGGTGATGGAGAAGCGCGGCATCAACATCAAGCTGATGGGAAGCGGGCGGGCCGTGGAACAGAACCCTCCCCCCGGTCAGACGATCCGGGGAGCAGACGAGGTCTGGATAAAATTCACACCTTCCGCATGA
- a CDS encoding zinc ribbon domain-containing protein, which produces MKKRLEMLEQLQEIDYLIDNLKTTQNGLTEEMGGIEQALIDARQELSGLESRVAQLEQEKTELESSQTVEQENIRRSETNMKEIKTNKEYQAVGREIAAARKQAAEIDEQTLQKVGQIEELNADIAARKETLAELERNTSQRRDEKQAEIDKLQQDIDADSARREAITKELPANLIKRYNALRQQRRGQAVAGARDGYCLGCNMNLPPQLYNSLFKGDELISCPHCQRVLILKLQPAAE; this is translated from the coding sequence TTGAAAAAGAGACTTGAGATGTTGGAACAACTCCAGGAGATCGATTATCTGATCGACAACCTGAAAACCACCCAGAACGGGCTGACGGAAGAGATGGGCGGGATCGAGCAGGCCCTGATCGACGCCCGCCAGGAGCTTTCCGGGCTGGAAAGCCGCGTGGCGCAGCTCGAGCAGGAAAAGACGGAACTGGAGAGCAGCCAGACCGTCGAGCAGGAAAACATCCGGCGCTCCGAGACCAACATGAAAGAGATCAAGACCAACAAGGAGTACCAGGCCGTTGGCCGGGAGATCGCCGCCGCCCGCAAGCAGGCCGCCGAGATCGACGAGCAGACCTTGCAGAAGGTCGGCCAGATCGAGGAGTTGAACGCCGATATCGCCGCCCGCAAGGAGACCCTTGCCGAACTGGAGCGGAACACCTCCCAGCGCCGCGACGAGAAGCAGGCCGAGATCGACAAGCTCCAGCAGGATATCGATGCCGACAGTGCCCGACGCGAAGCCATCACCAAGGAGTTGCCGGCCAACCTGATCAAGCGTTACAACGCCCTGCGCCAGCAACGCCGCGGCCAGGCGGTCGCCGGCGCCCGCGACGGCTACTGCCTGGGCTGCAACATGAACCTGCCTCCCCAGCTCTACAACAGCCTCTTCAAGGGGGACGAACTGATCAGTTGCCCGCACTGCCAGCGGGTGTTGATCCTGAAACTGCAACCGGCGGCGGAATAG
- the mraZ gene encoding division/cell wall cluster transcriptional repressor MraZ, whose product MDIFGGETPSTIDGKGRTCIPAKFRDALVSPSEDARFIITKAAPVDLGDGTFGRGLSVYPLDAWSGIKKKILANEGGFTSAQLNSIKRQIINPAEECSADKLGRVLIPSALRLHAELERDIWFVGMGQRFDIWNKGTYSRINAQDEKNFPLDSEALAAMGV is encoded by the coding sequence ATGGACATATTCGGGGGGGAAACCCCGAGCACCATCGACGGTAAAGGGCGTACCTGCATCCCGGCCAAATTCAGGGATGCACTCGTCAGCCCGTCGGAGGATGCGCGCTTCATCATCACCAAGGCCGCCCCCGTGGACCTGGGCGACGGTACCTTTGGCCGCGGCCTTTCCGTGTATCCCCTGGACGCCTGGTCCGGGATAAAGAAAAAGATCCTTGCCAACGAGGGCGGTTTCACGTCGGCACAGTTGAACAGCATCAAGCGCCAGATCATCAACCCGGCGGAGGAGTGCAGCGCCGACAAGCTCGGACGGGTGCTGATCCCCTCCGCCCTGCGGCTGCACGCGGAGCTGGAGCGGGACATCTGGTTCGTCGGCATGGGACAGCGCTTCGATATCTGGAACAAGGGGACCTACAGCCGCATCAACGCGCAGGACGAGAAGAACTTCCCGCTGGACTCGGAAGCGCTCGCCGCAATGGGCGTCTAG
- the ftsL gene encoding cell division protein FtsL: MAQARTEYGKVVAPRPLSGTELVTQRVDMFKFLMVCMVLFTIVSVFHVWSRFKLIDLNLRISETNRQLKDAEQEQKRLKLEAASLKTPARIETIAKSDLAMGLPTEQQVIVVK, translated from the coding sequence ATGGCACAGGCAAGAACCGAATACGGCAAGGTCGTTGCTCCGCGCCCCCTGAGCGGAACCGAACTGGTCACCCAGCGGGTGGACATGTTCAAGTTCCTGATGGTCTGCATGGTCCTTTTCACGATCGTCTCGGTTTTTCATGTCTGGTCGCGCTTCAAGCTGATCGACCTGAATCTGCGCATATCCGAGACCAACCGCCAGCTGAAGGATGCGGAACAGGAACAGAAACGACTCAAACTCGAGGCGGCGTCCCTCAAGACCCCGGCCCGCATCGAGACCATCGCCAAGAGTGACCTGGCCATGGGCCTGCCCACCGAGCAACAGGTGATCGTCGTCAAATGA